One part of the Plodia interpunctella isolate USDA-ARS_2022_Savannah chromosome 28, ilPloInte3.2, whole genome shotgun sequence genome encodes these proteins:
- the Cubn gene encoding cubilin homolog yields the protein MFRTLLTSILITVWVLKVDCDYYNDRPKIRTSNGDLILEPATGKSIYLRPNGPQSSVYIGDTNLINLTTLSGPFQPPIEVETFPYASNDILRRLQVLESRNVVSQDELLRNISALSMRANRLSTRLNRLQRQVDSWTEVQCQLHTCQNGGTCLHLLGDYHCLCPSNWEGRNCEVDVNECRNFAGTDLGCQNGADCINQHGSYQCRCKTGWFGTHCTKRKLDCSAGNFEMCGHGTCVPVASGEGIKCICDQGWTTNGSVACLTDVNECDTSLGPRCSTNPKVECINLPGSFRCGQCPQGYQGDGYVCYDIDECATSNGGCSSMVSCHNTIGSRICGACPPGHVGDGVTCTWRGSCNIDHGGCHPSARCIESGAVGGGVLCECPQGMDGDGLGLHGCYVSTDNSTMSCENDPCGPHGRCHKLRQGYTCYCLRGFSGAHCDVQAESCAINPCKNGGVCRPDDTMALGFRCECTAQYSGTLCQERSHCGSILHAEEGSLVYPLTNTTYTRNSKCAWIIRTVPEKVINVTFSRFNLQRSPDCNFDFLQIHDGRSTAEHLLGRFCGNEAPKGGNIVSSQHNLYLWFLSNSARGSDGFALHWTSVAPVCGGEVNATLHGTISSPGSPGKYPPNRDCYWHLKTALNKRIQLHFFQLDLEKHDNCSFDYLAIYDGYSQPTSGQPLEKYCSSTQPAPWLSTSPEILIHFHSDTHTSGKGFQITYAPVEGIPGCGGFFSGDKGEVTSPSYDGSYLSNLLCEYKIRTGPGTQVQLDFKLFNVERSRNCKRDYLKVYDGPSTDSPIMGTFCGNLDRKIILNSTSNNVFMVFKTDRSIGKDGFKINYKVLCNYLVRGDSGVIQSPGYPFTYPDNRMCEYVIETSPSKSIQLTFQDFDIEGDRLCQFDAVEVRDGFNTNSTLLGKYCGNRIPPTLTSSHNIMYVRFNSDMSQSGGGFYANYTTVDIECGGIYRDPVGTIKHPLLDGGYKNRQRCNWMILAPAGKVIQVTWNRFDIENTHSCTADYLELITTDDDNRNNTLGKFCGATAPPTFSISSNNLILKFVSDSSIKFGGFSLTYTFLDESACGSYTYIQNHGVIYSPGWPERYGRNLDCSWTIKVSTGQQIKLNISQFDVEDSNYRTGQCDDFLQLSNGPKASSPLIGKYCGEFTWKSFKTTANSVYIYFHSDFLIGGKGFKIEWDSTVTGCGGTFTGSTGSISSPNYPENYNENSECFYRIVTNQGSRISMTFEDLELETLCDDYVEIYDGRDPESPKLGWFCRASPNQVIETTSNFAFIKFKSDFLLTGKGFLLNYKAICNNNVTGTYGVIESLNHPSSYPLQNCTWNINLPKGNKINMTFTDFDIRSNHWWYSNLRPDVVEGGGSFLRNNSCAIDYLLIDEPALIDHSARHCTWPEPISSKKNIMQLKLNTKKASNIPQTHSGFRLEWVSYGCREHLKKRNGFLNKTLSSSEQMECEWLIETPLGTSMYLTFTKVYMLETHNCTTDAIEIYNGPSDKFPLLTKFCHDSAVVQSTSNLLLVKLIKNSSLKDSHFAATFSAIFATCGGIMRTQSGIITSKNYPKNYDNNLDCVWMITVSRSHRVAIEFTDFDLNNDGDRCDDFVKLYEGDNIRTSNYSHIICKAASQKYFVSKSNTLQVQFVTNEVETAKGFKANFSVTCGGVITTTENSENGFLSNDDFKSFSNSSCVWTILAPTLEEKVSLTITHLSLPINYEQRTNETCPNSYLRILDGNDENAPLIGEYCGRKVPATIVSRGSALTVVLGTHEDRIRGVFSAHYSTVDTSCGGTFTSESGVITSPNYPSPYPNNADCEWTLKTSPGNKVSISILMLNIEYSEECNEDYLEIREHDGAGQLLGIYCGNILPINTTAASELYIKFKSDNKDPGPGFIIHYEFVHGNDISGLNDGEIASPLYPRPYDGSGEFWWRITSDNQIINIEIDQLVIHTHSESCDDNLSVYDGIDDEATLLIELCGALHSKSEVIRTTTNAAYIKLTLNEKNEGALFHLRWSQGDTDISEPNEKPNCGNNSTITIMPGSSDHFSSPNYPHHYEINQNCEWIYKATFGRHLSLQFVVFDIEERDPCTYGDYVSIYSSNNPAEWKPIKEKACLKSEVEHVFNASSFIKITFTSDFSYTKMGFLAMVKSQCGATLNDPSGEITADVNDFNNMYHREPLRCDWRVKVRPGRRIMLQFSYFNITNKENDCQTYVVLHNGESLDSPKLSDGKYCGYAHENRKGMMTSGNNLVVSYIASKARTFQNFKIIYEEVHMNCGLTTTLNADKTWEIINTPNYPNVPDPYSECNWHITGPIGEILRVDFIERFDLHKDDECTGEYVEILDGSSYFSPSKGRFCGTNPGTIKTTGNAVSINYITELTEPNNGFKANVSIDVCGGVITSYKGEVTSPGYPNTIHLPPGTVCEWHIKGQVGHTIAITPQYMDLPESESECGTKVTIEELDRDSDVKELLRTYCTQNFVDQTPVESSSNSVIVKLYIGTPSSYPTGAKSTGFRLTFKSSQPSCYGKLDVSEGYLTSPGYPRDSSVNYCSWVVTVPDETRRISLEILDSGKYNVYFSEGDFEHNIVYKYKYDIANDNTTFKASGNKVTLSVRNPNENERFRFKARFSSDEPAVCGGSLTGTSGHLTSMSSRIDQEDAFYCSWKYQADSNQAADVFEYNTIHITGSVNSSAPISRTRCLYFDPKLTIQSLNPTSDYLRRYSIRVCNAQFSYRIPNRSVQFIAKKLSGKELTFDLQWKLQPCGGTMYVAETPVSIVNIPKSYNDSIDCAWQIDTTRTEIIPTEIKLEGTFKLGCVDEFVRIGRLDTLGIYTIAEYCVDKPQNEPLKVSYNRAVVEYHMKSPNSTDIKIFARTITQECGGKYLYPGKISSPNFPKGYSSNLECEWEIVSRELGYRVSLKFVNRFAIEKAPNCTKDAVIVYDWKNGDYIEVARLCGRDIPPVINSTYDRLKIILRTDDDVNLDGFQASWTAICGGTYNATTKEQYLYSPGYPYYRPTQTCSYKVLVAPEERIQIKFIDFDLEGEQGSCENDNLTMSSAYFYDIYCGDEIPKISIMVNDVDIVFNSDNTIQKKGFKMAYSIYSCGGQVKEPTEISSGPVDIYNNDMNCTWFIEAPKNKTVVLKFVYFNLEQSFECNADYLAVYEGQNIDVEKRIALLCNVIKPATTIQSKGNTMTIEFKSDAYVGFKGFKINVSFTYSESAGCGGKINVDSSYTLTSPYINSLFSYENFLDCNWNIIAPLDKVIKISFSSFHIAPCQYINQTAIGYSQCDCDFVEIKDGIDQDSTVINNYCGHTLPPELVTTGNTMGIRLSTDGEITSSGFTATLTVQEAVCGSSLINATNAVQRVKSPGYDTGSIPRSIHCLYNFVVTNTYQLVHVHFNDFDIEPGTTNTVCDKDKIIISSNTATNSKSLGKDYIRWDNSHAVGYSIYQTYQYDNSAFPEQYVICGSKKSIDLYISGPFTINVITTSDEVAQKFRGVDLEVSEVGFCGRNFTELYGRIISNYDPNLNDSIKNCYTLISVPENYTISLYFYSADASFISKMHFDVYDGKTLSSRKMLTLSDGQSNTNPLFSTGNNVLIHNRFEITGNYMTYHANYIATDKGRGCGGYFFGSEGSVTSPLYPSVYRETKTCEWVLESPQGTRLRLNFEAFDLGSDCDHNYVQMVDRTGRVLSNYCLEIPADFTSESNYVKIVSVTNRNNRGTGWVAKFLTIL from the coding sequence ATGTTTAGAACACTATTAACTTCCATATTAATAACTGTATGGGTTTTAAAAGTCGACTGTGACTACTACAATGACCGACCCAAGATCAGGACTTCAAATGGCGATCTCATTCTTGAGCCGGCGACGGGAAAGAGCATATATTTACGCCCCAACGGACCGCAGTCCAGCGTGTACATTGGCGATACTAACCTGATCAATCTGACTACACTAAGCGGACCTTTTCAACCACCAATTGAAGTGGAAACATTCCCTTACGCTTCAAACGACATTCTGCGCCGGCTGCAAGTACTCGAAAGCAGAAATGTTGTGTCGCAAGACGAACTCCTTCGAAATATATCAGCACTGTCGATGAGAGCCAACAGACTGTCCACGAGACTCAACCGCTTGCAGCGTCAAGTCGACAGCTGGACAGAAGTCCAGTGTCAGCTCCACACTTGCCAAAACGGAGGCACTTGCCTGCACTTACTCGGCGACTACCATTGTCTTTGTCCGTCAAATTGGGAAGGGAGAAACTGCGAAGTCGATGTCAACGAATGCCGCAATTTCGCCGGCACCGATTTGGGATGTCAAAACGGAGCTGATTGCATCAACCAGCATGGATCCTATCAATGTCGGTGCAAAACCGGATGGTTTGGAACACACTGCACCAAACGAAAGCTGGACTGTTCTGCTGGTAATTTCGAGATGTGCGGTCATGGTACGTGCGTGCCGGTGGCTTCAGGAGAAggtattaaatgtatttgtgaCCAAGGATGGACTACAAACGGTAGCGTCGCATGTTTAACAGATGTTAACGAATGTGATACAAGTTTGGGCCCGCGATGCTCTACGAATCCGAAGGTAGAATGTATCAACCTACCCGGATCCTTCAGATGCGGACAGTGCCCTCAAGGATATCAAGGCGACGGGTATGTTTGCTACGACATCGACGAATGTGCGACTTCTAACGGCGGTTGCAGCTCTATGGTGTCTTGTCATAATACTATAGGGTCGCGTATATGTGGCGCATGTCCTCCAGGTCACGTGGGCGACGGCGTCACCTGCACCTGGAGGGGTTCTTGTAACATCGACCACGGAGGATGTCATCCATCTGCGCGTTGTATCGAATCTGGTGCCGTCGGAGGAGGTGTTCTATGTGAATGTCCTCAAGGTATGGATGGCGACGGTCTCGGACTTCATGGCTGTTATGTGTCAACGGACAACAGTACAATGAGTTGTGAAAATGATCCATGCGGCCCACACGGGCGATGCCACAAACTTCGACAAGGTTACACGTGCTACTGCTTAAGAGGTTTCAGTGGTGCTCATTGCGATGTCCAAGCTGAAAGTTGTGCTATTAATCCATGTAAAAACGGAGGTGTATGTAGACCTGACGACACGATGGCACTTGGATTTAGATGCGAATGTACTGCACAGTATTCAGGGACTCTATGCCAGGAACGGTCTCACTGCGGAAGTATCCTACACGCTGAAGAAGGGAGTCTTGTGTATCCGTTGACGAATACCACTTATACTCGTAACTCTAAGTGCGCTTGGATTATTCGTACAGTTCCCGAAAAAGTGATCAATGTGACATTCAGTCGATTTAACTTGCAGCGTTCGCCGGATTGTAATTTCGATTTCTTGCAAATTCACGATGGACGGAGCACAGCTGAGCACTTGTTGGGTAGGTTTTGTGGTAATGAAGCACCAAAGGGAGGCAATATTGTATCCAGTCAGCATAATTTGTATCTGTGGTTCCTGTCGAACAGCGCTCGTGGGAGCGATGGGTTTGCGCTTCATTGGACCAGCGTTGCGCCTGTTTGTGGCGGAGAGGTGAACGCGACATTGCACGGCACTATCAGCTCTCCGGGCTCACCTGGTAAGTATCCTCCTAACAGAGATTGCTACTGGCATTTAAAGACTGccttaaataaaagaatacaaTTGCACTTCTTCCAGCTAGATTTAGAGAAACACGATAATTGTAGCTTCGATTATTTGGCAATTTACGACGGATATAGTCAACCAACGTCAGGCCAGCCCCTGGAGAAGTATTGTAGTTCGACTCAACCTGCTCCCTGGCTATCGACTAGCCCAGAAATTCTTATACATTTTCATTCCGACACTCATACTTCCGGTAAAGGTTTTCAAATAACTTACGCTCCTGTAGAAGGCATTCCGGGTTGCGGGGGCTTCTTCAGCGGAGACAAAGGAGAGGTCACGTCACCCTCTTATGACGGAtcttatttaagtaatttgttgtgtgaatataaaatacgTACAGGTCCGGGCACTCAAGTtcaattagattttaaattgttcaatGTTGAGCGTTCCAGAAACTGTAAGCgtgattatttaaaagtttatgacGGCCCTTCTACGGATTCTCCCATTATGGGTACCTTCTGCGGTAACTtagacagaaaaataattcttaattcTACTTCGAATAATGTTTTCATGGTATTTAAAACGGACCGATCAATTGGTAAAGatggatttaaaataaattataaagtattatgtaattactTGGTACGAGGTGACAGTGGTGTTATCCAGTCCCCGGGATATCCTTTCACTTATCCTGATAACAGAATGTGTGAATATGTAATAGAGACCTCACCCAGTAAATCCATTCAATTGACTTTCCAAGACTTTGATATTGAGGGTGATAGGCTCTGCCAATTTGACGCAGTGGAGGTTAGAGATGGTTTCAATACTAATTCTACTCTCCTTGGAAAATATTGCGGCAACAGAATCCCTCCTACATTGACTTCTTCACATAACATAATGTACGTAAGATTTAATTCAGATATGAGCCAATCTGGCGGTGGATTCTATGCTAACTATACAACAGTTGACATTGAATGTGGAGGTATCTATAGAGACCCAGTTGGCACTATAAAACATCCTTTACTTGATGGCGGCTACAAAAACAGACAAAGATGTAACTGGATGATATTAGCACCCGCCGGTAAAGTTATCCAAGTGACATGGAACAGATTCGATATAGAAAATACGCATTCGTGTACGGCTGATTATTTGGAGCTTATTACTACAGATGACGACAATAGAAATAATACGCTAGGGAAATTTTGCGGTGCCACAGCACCTCcaactttttcaatttctaGTAATAACCTTATTCTAAAGTTTGTGTCTGACAGTTCGATCAAATTTGGTGGATTTTCattaacatatacatttttagatGAAAGTGCTTGCGGTAGTTACACGTACATACAAAATCATGGAGTTATATATTCTCCAGGATGGCCGGAGAGATACGGTAGAAATCTCGATTGTTCTTGGACAATCAAAGTCTCAACGGGGcaacaaattaaacttaatatttcGCAATTCGATGTTGAAGATTCAAATTATAGAACTGGCCAATGTGATGACTTTTTACAGTTAAGTAATGGCCCTAAAGCATCCTCTCCCTTGATCGGCAAATACTGTGGTGAATTTACATGGAAATCTTTCAAAACAACAGCAAACTCggtctatatatattttcattcagaTTTTTTGATTGGTGGTAAAGGATTCAAAATAGAATGGGACAGCACAGTCACTGGATGCGGAGGCACATTTACCGGTTCAACGGGATCAATATCATCCCCTAACTATCcggaaaattataatgaaaattccgAATGTTTCTACAGAATTGTCACAAATCAAGGCTCAAGGATATCGATGACATTTGAAGATCTTGAATTGGAGACTCTATGTGATGATTACGTTGAAATTTATGATGGAAGAGACCCTGAATCTCCTAAATTAGGATGGTTCTGCAGAGCGTCACCAAATCAGGTAATCGAAACGACAAGTAACtttgcatttattaaattcaaatcagaTTTCTTGTTGACTGGTAAAGGATTTTTGCTCAATTACAAGGCAATATGTAACAATAATGTGACCGGAACTTACGGTGTGATTGAATCCCTGAACCATCCTAGCAGCTATCCTCTACAGAACTGCACCTGGAATATAAACTTACCGAAAggtaataaaatcaacatgACATTTACTGATTTTGATATAAGATCAAACCATTGGTGGTATTCCAACTTGCGTCCTGATGTTGTTGAAGGTGGGGGAAGTTTCCTTAGAAATAATAGTTGTGCTATAGATTATCTTTTGATCGATGAGCCAGCTTTAATAGATCATTCCGCTCGACACTGCACCTGGCCAGAGCCCATAAGCTCAAAGAAGAATATAATGCAATTAAAACTGAATACAAAGAAAGCATCAAATATTCCTCAAACTCATTCAGGATTTAGATTAGAGTGGGTCAGTTACGGGTGTCGTGAgcatttgaaaaaaagaaatggttTTCTCAATAAGACTTTGTCATCAAGTGAGCAGATGGAGTGTGAATGGCTAATCGAAACTCCATTGGGAACTAGCATGTATCTTACATTCACGAAAGTGTATATGTTGGAAACACATAATTGCACTACTGATGCGATAGAAATTTACAACGGGCCGAGTGATAAATTTCCACTTCTCACTAAGTTCTGTCACGATTCTGCCGTTGTACAGTCGACATCGAACTTACTTTTAGTGAAATTGATCAAAAATTCATCATTGAAAGATTCACATTTTGCAGCTACTTTTAGTGCAATTTTTGCCACCTGCGGCGGTATCATGAGAACACAATCTGGTATTATAACGTCTAAAAATTATCccaaaaattatgataataatttagattgtGTTTGGATGATAACCGTATCCCGCAGTCATCGTGTGGCAATCGAGTTTACTGATTTTGATCTTAATAACGACGGTGATCGTTGCGatgattttgttaaattatatgaGGGTGATAATATTAGGACAAGTAATTATTCGCATATCATTTGCAAAGCAGCGTCCCAGaagtattttgtttctaaaaGCAATACATTACAAGTGCAGTTTGTGACTAATGAAGTTGAGACAGCGAAAGGGTTTAAAGCCAATTTCAGCGTTACGTGCGGCGGCGTCATAACTACAACAGAAAACTCTGAAAACGGTTTCTTATCTAATGATGACTTTAAAAGTTTTTCCAATTCAAGTTGTGTTTGGACTATTCTCGCGCCGACGTTGGAAGAGAAAGTATCTCTAACCATAACGCATTTATCATTGCCTATTAATTATGAGCAAAGGACAAATGAAACTTGCCCCAATTCTTATCTAAGGATTCTCGATGGAAATGACGAGAATGCACCGTTAATTGGAGAATATTGCGGCCGCAAAGTACCGGCGACCATTGTGAGTCGCGGCAGCGCGCTTACAGTCGTACTTGGTACTCACGAGGACAGAATTAGGGGAGTTTTCTCAGCTCATTATTCGACCGTGGACACATCTTGTGGAGGAACATTTACTTCAGAAAGTGGAGTAATTACTTCCCCTAACTACCCCTCTCCATACCCTAATAATGCAGATTGCGAATGGACACTTAAGACGTCACCAGGCAATAAAGTGTCTATTAGTATCTTGATgttgaatattgaatattcTGAAGAATGTAATGAAGATTATCTAGAAATTCGTGAGCACGATGGTGCTGGTCAATTACTCGGTATTTACTGTGGCAATATCCTTCCAATAAATACTACAGCGGCTTCGGAATTATACATCAAGTTCAAAAGTGATAACAAAGACCCTGGTCCTGGATTCATAATACATTACGAATTCGTGCATGGAAATGACATTAGCGGTCTCAACGATGGTGAAATCGCCTCTCCTCTATATCCACGCCCGTACGACGGTTCGGGCGAATTTTGGTGGCGTATCACTAGCGACAATCAAATaatcaatattgaaattgaCCAGTTAGTAATACACACTCATAGCGAATCTTGCGATGATAATTTAAGTGTCTATGACGGAATCGATGATGAGGCAACACTCTTGATAGAACTTTGTGGAGCGTTACATTCCAAATCAGAGGTAATTCGAACGACTACCAACGCTGCGTACATAAAACTTACACTAAATGAGAAAAATGAAGGGGCTCTCTTCCATCTTCGATGGTCTCAAGGCGACACAGATATTAGTGAGCCAAATGAGAAACCTAATTGTGGTAATAATAGCACAATAACGATAATGCCCGGGAGTTCGGATCATTTCTCGTCACCTAACTATCCTCATCATTACGAAATCAATCAAAACTGCGAATGGATATATAAAGCTACATTTGGTCGACActtgtcattacaatttgtgGTCTTCGATATCGAAGAACGTGATCCGTGTACTTATGGTGATTATGTTTCAATTTACTCATCAAACAATCCTGCTGAATGGAAACCGATCAAGGAAAAAGCATGTTTAAAGTCTGAAGTAGAACATGTATTTAATGCATCttctttcattaaaataacattcacCAGTGACTTTTCATATACAAAAATGGGATTTTTAGCTATGGTGAAATCTCAATGTGGAGCGACATTAAATGACCCATCCGGAGAAATCACTGCTGATGTAAATGATTTTAACAATATGTATCACAGGGAACCTCTCAGATGTGATTGGAGGGTGAAAGTACGGCCTGGTCGTCGCATAATGTTAcagttttcatattttaacataactaataaagaaaatgattGTCAAACTTATGTTGTACTACACAATGGCGAGTCTCTGGATTCACCTAAGCTATCTGACGGGAAATATTGCGGCTATGCACATGAGAATAGAAAAGGAATGATGACATCAGGGAACAATCTGGTAGtaagttacattgcaagtaaGGCAAGGACattccaaaattttaaaattatttacgaaGAAGTGCACATGAATTGTGGTCTTACAACGACATTAAACGCGGACAAGACTtgggaaataataaatacgccAAATTACCCGAACGTGCCTGATCCTTACAGTGAATGCAATTGGCATATCACCGGTCCTATAGGAGAGATACTAAGAGTAGATTTTATAGAACGGTTTGATCTCCACAAAGATGATGAATGTACAGGAGAATATGTAGAAATACTCGATGGTTCTTCATACTTTTCACCTAGTAAAGGACGTTTTTGTGGTACCAATCCTGGTACAATAAAAACCACAGGCAATGCCGTTTCGATAAATTATATCACTGAATTGACTGAACCGAACAATGGTTTCAAAGCTAATGTGTCCATCGATGTATGTGGTGGTGTGATAACTAGCTACAAAGGAGAAGTGACCTCACCTGGATATCCTAACACGATACATCTGCCTCCAGGAACTGTATGCGAATGGCATATTAAAGGCCAAGTTGGACATACAATAGCAATAACACCACAATATATGGATTTGCCAGAATCAGAATCAGAGTGCGGTACAAAAGTTACAATTGAAGAATTGGATCGAGACAGTGACGTTAAAGAGTTACTTCGGACATACTGTACTCAGAATTTTGTGGATCAAACACCTGTTGAAAGTTCATCCAATAGTGTCATAGTGAAGCTTTATATAGGCACACCAAGCTCCTATCCTACCGGTGCGAAATCAACAGGGTTTCGTTTGACATTCAAGTCATCACAACCATCTTGCTATGGAAAATTGGATGTATCTGAGGGCTACCTGACTAGTCCGGGTTATCCACGAGATTCAAGTGTTAACTACTGCAGTTGGGTTGTAACCGTACCAGACGAGACGAGAAGAATATCATTGGAAATTCTCGACTCtggaaaatataatgtatattttagcGAGGGTGATTTTGAACATAATATTGtgtacaaatacaaatatgacATAGCGAATGATAACACCACTTTTAAGGCCTCTGGTAACAAAGTGACTTTAAGTGTACGCAATCCTAATGAAAATGAACGATTCCGGTTCAAAGCTAGATTTAGTTCTGACGAGCCTGCTGTTTGTGGAGGCTCACTGACTGGAACCTCTGGGCATCTGACGTCGATGTCATCTCGAATAGATCAAGAAGATGCATTTTACTGTAGTTGGAAATATCAGGCCGATTCTAACCAAGCAGCTGATGTTTTTGAGTACAATACTATACATATTACAGGTTCAGTGAACTCATCAGCACCTATCAGTAGAACACGTTGCCTTTATTTCGATCCAAAATTGACTATACAATCGTTAAATCCTACCAGCGACTATTTGCGTAGATATTCAATAAGGGTTTGTAACGCGCAGTTTTCTTACAGAATACCGAATCGATCTGtacaatttattgcaaaaaaactCAGTGGGAAAGAGTTGACCTTTGATTTGCAATGGAAATTGCAGCCTTGTGGGGGTACTATGTATGTTGCAGAAACTCCTGTTAGTATAGTTAATATTCCGAAATCCTATAATGATTCAATAGATTGTGCTTGGCAGATTGATACTACTAGAACAGAGATCATTCCTACGGAAATAAAGCTTGAAGGGACTTTCAAACTAGGTTGTGTTGACGAGTTTGTCAGAATTGGCCGCTTAGATACACTCGGAATATATACTATTGCTGAATATTGTGTAGATAAGCCACAAAATGAGCCCCTCAAAGTTTCTTACAATCGTGCAGTTGTTGAATATCATATGAAGTCACCAAACTCTACggacattaaaatttttgccaGAACCATAACTCAAGAATGTGGTGGTAAATATCTATATCCCGGCAAAATATCATCGCCAAATTTCCCTAAAGGTTACTCTAGCAATTTAGAGTGCGAATGGGAAATTGTCTCCAGAGAATTAGGGTATCGCGTGTCCCtgaaatttgtaaatagaTTTGCAATTGAGAAGGCACCCAATTGCACCAAAGATGCTGTTATAGTTTATGATTGGAAAAATGGCGATTACATTGAAGTAGCTAGACTGTGTGGTCGCGATATCCCTCCTGTAATCAATTCTACGTACGATCGCCTCAAAATAATTCTGCGCACTGATGATGATGTCAATTTAGACGGATTTCAAGCTTCTTGGACAGCGATCTGCGGTGGTACATACAATGCCACAACCAAGGAGCAGTACTTATATAGCCCTGGATATCCCTACTATCGTCCTACCCAAACCTGTTCCTACAAAGTCCTAGTCGCGCCGGAAGAgcgaattcaaattaaatttatcgatTTTGATTTAGAAGGTGAACAGGGTTCGTGCGAAAATGATAATTTGACAATGTCGTCGGCATATTTTTACGATATATATTGTGGTGATGAAATACCCAAAATTAGTATAATGGTGAATGACGTTGACATAGTGTTTAATTCTGATAATACTATTCAGAAGAAAGGTTTTAAGATGGCTTACTCAATTTATTCTTGTGGCGGACAAGTTAAAGAACCTACTGAAATTTCTTCGGGTCCGGttgatatttacaataatgatATGAACTGTACATGGTTCATTGAAGCTCCAAAGAATAAAACGGTtgtattgaaatttgtttattttaatttagagcAATCGTTTGAATGCAATGCCGATTATTTAGCTGTATACGAAGGTCAAAATATAGATGTAGAAAAACGAATAGCTCTTCTTTGCAATGTCATAAAACCGGCAACCACGATACAGAGCAAAGGCAATACAATGACAATCGAATTTAAATCCGACGCATATGTTGGCTTCAagggttttaaaataaatgtttcattcACTTACTCTGAGTCAGCAGGATGTGGTGGAAAAATTAATGTAGATTCTTCTTATACACTGACGTCACCGTATATAAATTCCTTGTTTTCTTACGAAAACTTCCTAGACTGCAACTGGAATATTATAGCTCCATTAgacaaagttataaaaatttcGTTCTCATCATTCCATATTGCTCCGTGCCAGTACATCAACCAAACTGCCATAGGCTACAGTCAGTGCGATTGTgattttgtagaaataaaagaCGGAATAGATCAAGACAGTACAGTAATTAACAATTACTGTGGACACACCCTTCCTCCAGAATTAGTTACCACTGGGAACACAATGGGAATAAGGCTTTCGACTGACGGTGAAATCACAAGTTCAGGTTTCACAGCAACTTTGACCGTCCAGGAAGCAGTCTGTGGTTCGTCTTTGATCAATGCAACGAACGCGGTGCAACGTGTGAAGTCACCTGGTTATGATACTGGTTCCATCCCGCGTAGCATTCACTGTTTGTATAACTTCGTTGTTACTAATACGTATCAACTTGTTCATGTTCATTTTAATGATTTCGATATTGAACCCGGAACGACCAATACTGTTTGcgataaagataaaattattatatccaGTAATACCGCCACTAATAGCAAATCTCTTGGGAAGGATTATATACGTTGGGATAATAGTCACGCTGTAGGTTATTCAATATATCAAACTTATCAATATGATAATTCGGCATTTCCCGAACAATATGTAATATGCGGATCGAAGAAGTCTATCGATCTATATATAAGTGGACCATTCACCATTAACGTCATAACAACGTCTGATGAGGTGGCTCAAAAATTCAGGGGTGTGGATTTGGAAGTTTCGGAAGTCGGTTTTTGCGGCAGGAATTTCACAGAACTTTACGGTAGAATAATAAGCAATTACGACCCTAATCTTAACGATAGCATAAAGAATTGCTACACACTCATAAGTGTTCCTGAAAACTACACGAtatctttatatttctattcGGCTGATGCGTcgtttatttccaaaatgcATTTCGATGTTTATGATGGTAAAACATTGTCGTCCAGAAAAATGTTGACATTATCTGATGGTCAATCTAATACTAATCCATTATTTTCAACGGGTAACAACGTTTTGATACACAATCGCTTCGAGATCACTGGTAATTATATGACATACCATGCAAATTATATAGCGACTGACAAAGGGAGAGGATGTGGTGGGTACTTTTTTGGCAGTGAAGGTTCTGTCACGAGCCCTTTGTACCCAAGTGTGTATCGTGAGACGAAGACTTGTGAGTGGGTGTTGGAATCGCCACAAGGTACGAGGTTAAGACTGAATTTCGAGGCGTTTGATCTAGGATCAGACTGTGATCACAACTACGTCCAGATGGTAGACAGGACTGGCAGAGTCCTTTCCAATTATTGCTTGGAAATCCCCGCAGATTTCACGAGCGAGAGCAACTATGTTAAGATAGTATCGGTCACAAATAGAAACAACAGAGGGACAGGTTGGGTTGCGAAGTTTTtgactatattataa